One genomic segment of Methanothermococcus okinawensis IH1 includes these proteins:
- a CDS encoding carbohydrate kinase family protein yields the protein MGEYIDADEAIVEKINNKKIISVGHIALDYIFNVEKFPEPNTSVQIPSAKKYYGGAACNVSVGVAKLGLKSGIVSCVGYDFINSGYHSYLKHLNIDISGVYHSDEEETPKAWIFTDPNNNQITFFLWGAAKHYKELNPPTFDVDIVHLATGDPKFNMKCAEKAKDSRTLVSFDPGQDLPLYSKEDMESMIKYVDFMFMNNHEYERVLKLLDVKQDKFIEKINTLIITYGKDGSIIYHDGNSIKVPAIPTNVIDPTGAGDSYRAGFLTAYLKGYDLKDCGIIASCVASFVVEKRGCQTNLPSWDSVIGRLKENGILIQ from the coding sequence ATGGGTGAATATATAGATGCAGATGAAGCTATTGTTGAAAAAATAAACAACAAAAAAATAATTTCTGTTGGGCATATAGCCCTTGATTATATATTTAATGTTGAAAAATTTCCAGAACCTAACACATCTGTTCAGATACCATCCGCTAAAAAATATTACGGAGGAGCTGCCTGTAATGTTTCCGTAGGGGTGGCTAAATTAGGATTGAAATCAGGCATAGTTTCATGCGTAGGTTATGATTTTATAAATTCAGGGTATCATAGTTATCTAAAACATTTAAACATTGATATATCTGGTGTTTATCATTCGGATGAAGAAGAAACACCAAAAGCATGGATTTTTACAGATCCCAACAATAACCAGATAACCTTTTTTTTATGGGGTGCTGCTAAACATTACAAAGAGTTAAACCCTCCAACTTTTGATGTGGATATTGTCCATTTAGCAACAGGTGACCCGAAATTTAATATGAAATGTGCGGAAAAAGCAAAAGATTCCCGAACTCTTGTATCTTTTGACCCGGGTCAGGACTTACCATTGTATAGTAAGGAAGACATGGAATCAATGATAAAATATGTGGATTTCATGTTTATGAACAATCATGAATACGAAAGGGTTTTGAAGCTATTGGATGTAAAACAGGATAAATTTATAGAAAAAATAAATACCTTAATAATAACCTATGGCAAGGACGGAAGCATTATTTATCACGATGGCAATAGTATAAAAGTTCCTGCAATTCCTACAAATGTTATAGACCCAACAGGAGCAGGCGACAGTTATAGAGCAGGATTTTTAACGGCATACTTAAAAGGATACGATTTAAAGGATTGTGGAATTATTGCATCATGCGTAGCTTCCTTTGTTGTAGAAAAAAGGGGCTGTCAAACCAATCTTCCATCATGGGATAGTGTGATAGGTAGGCTTAAAGAAAACGGCATTTTAATACAGTAA
- a CDS encoding MarC family protein — translation MGFNLSFFIYAFTSLFIIMNPIGLVPLFYIWTSNNTEKERIKLLKKSTIVVILTLIIFGFFGKWIFEFFGITIDSFKVAGGLLILKISWDMLHAQVSKTRQTPKEKEEMVQLDDIAVVPLAIPLLAGPGTITTSIILMEHSYTIYDKIIVLFSIILAALVSGVILYSSDKIAHILKTSGIKAIVRLMGLILSAISIEIISSGIFGLIHSSGLS, via the coding sequence ATGGGATTTAATCTTAGTTTCTTTATTTATGCCTTTACCTCCCTATTTATTATTATGAATCCAATAGGTCTTGTGCCTTTATTTTATATATGGACATCGAATAATACTGAAAAAGAGAGGATAAAACTACTAAAAAAATCAACTATTGTGGTTATACTTACATTGATAATCTTTGGATTTTTTGGAAAATGGATATTTGAATTTTTTGGGATTACCATAGATTCATTTAAAGTTGCAGGGGGGTTATTGATATTAAAAATATCATGGGATATGCTTCATGCTCAGGTCTCAAAAACTCGACAAACTCCAAAAGAAAAAGAAGAAATGGTGCAGTTGGATGATATTGCAGTAGTGCCATTAGCAATACCTTTACTGGCAGGTCCTGGGACTATTACAACGAGTATCATATTAATGGAACACAGCTATACAATATATGATAAAATAATAGTGCTATTTTCGATAATACTGGCAGCACTGGTATCTGGGGTGATATTATACTCATCCGATAAAATTGCCCATATTCTAAAAACCTCAGGCATTAAGGCAATAGTAAGACTTATGGGTCTGATATTAAGTGCAATCTCCATTGAAATTATATCAAGTGGTATTTTTGGATTAATACATTCATCAGGATTGTCCTAA
- the hisA gene encoding 1-(5-phosphoribosyl)-5-[(5-phosphoribosylamino)methylideneamino]imidazole-4-carboxamide isomerase, which yields MMVIPAVDIKDKKCVQLIQGNPNKKHLELENPLEIAKKWVSKGAPMIHLVDLDKAIYQTNTNEEIIKKIIKSIPVPVQIGGGIRTVNDALNLIDIGAARVILGTSAVENPNIIKELSKKVEKEKIMVALDAKDGKVVIKGWKEKTKYSPVEIGKVLEEKGAGSILFTNVDVEGLLKGITIKPIKELVDSLNIPIIASGGITTYDDLLKLKEIGVEGVVIGSAIYKNIIDLSKAIKICR from the coding sequence ATGATGGTAATTCCAGCGGTAGATATAAAAGACAAAAAATGTGTTCAGCTTATACAGGGAAACCCAAACAAGAAACATTTAGAGCTCGAAAATCCATTGGAAATTGCAAAAAAATGGGTAAGTAAAGGAGCTCCGATGATTCATTTAGTTGATTTAGATAAAGCCATATACCAAACAAATACCAATGAAGAAATAATAAAGAAAATTATAAAATCCATTCCTGTTCCTGTTCAGATTGGGGGAGGCATAAGAACGGTCAATGATGCATTGAATCTTATAGATATTGGAGCAGCACGGGTTATATTAGGCACATCAGCAGTTGAAAATCCTAATATTATTAAAGAGTTATCAAAAAAGGTTGAAAAAGAAAAAATAATGGTAGCTCTTGATGCAAAAGATGGAAAAGTTGTAATAAAAGGATGGAAAGAAAAAACTAAATATTCTCCTGTTGAAATTGGGAAAGTATTGGAAGAAAAAGGAGCTGGAAGTATTTTATTTACAAATGTAGATGTCGAAGGTCTTTTAAAGGGCATAACTATTAAACCTATTAAGGAGCTTGTAGATTCCCTTAATATACCAATTATAGCCTCAGGAGGAATAACCACCTATGATGACCTTTTAAAATTAAAAGAAATAGGTGTAGAGGGCGTAGTTATAGGCTCTGCAATTTATAAAAATATTATAGACCTGAGTAAAGCCATTAAAATTTGTAGGTGA